One segment of Euzebya sp. DNA contains the following:
- a CDS encoding response regulator, whose amino-acid sequence MPRDVEAQILLVEDNPGDVLMVTQALSHSEVPNRVHVARDGAEALDFAFQRGVHADAPRPDLVFLDINLPKVDGHEVLAMLKDDEDLRTIPVVMLTSSDAESDVRAAYRTHVNAYLTKGFDFAELEAVLRESLHYWIRRVRHLQA is encoded by the coding sequence ATGCCGCGCGACGTCGAAGCCCAGATCCTCCTGGTGGAGGACAACCCCGGCGACGTCCTCATGGTGACCCAGGCCCTGTCGCACTCCGAGGTGCCCAACCGGGTCCACGTCGCCCGCGACGGGGCCGAGGCGCTCGACTTCGCGTTCCAGCGCGGCGTCCACGCCGACGCCCCCCGTCCCGACCTGGTCTTCCTCGACATCAACCTGCCGAAGGTCGACGGGCACGAGGTGCTCGCGATGCTGAAGGACGACGAGGACCTGCGCACGATCCCGGTGGTGATGCTCACCTCCTCGGATGCGGAGTCGGACGTCCGGGCGGCCTACCGGACCCACGTCAACGCCTACCTCACCAAGGGCTTCGACTTCGCCGAGCTCGAGGCGGTCCTGCGGGAGAGCCTGCACTACTGGATCCGGCGCGTGCGGCACCTCCAGGCGTAG
- a CDS encoding dihydroorotate dehydrogenase electron transfer subunit: MSTFITRTGAATAAGSGVPPVQGRSSGPLRAWCEVLQYRKIGTYHSLTFVSPEIADRAEPGQFVTIGVEGHHTVLRRPFSIYQVSRHGPWAGTVEIIFDATGEGTRWLTTRAKHDLVDLVGPLGTPFPIPKQNVTSLLVGSGYGTAPLLYLASVLQQRGLRADMIIGAPTADRIFNAIEAKRLSATTVLTTEDGSLGEQGVITDVMARMLDGGRTGLVYASGPMPMLREVSQLAMSHGVPVRVATEELMACGTGVCQTCVLPVERKGQLYNLRGCVEGPVFNGAKVQWDAIGALPVMDVPEPVVDDEAEL; this comes from the coding sequence ATGAGCACGTTCATCACCCGGACCGGCGCGGCGACCGCGGCCGGGTCGGGGGTCCCGCCGGTCCAGGGCCGCAGCAGCGGCCCCCTCCGGGCGTGGTGCGAGGTGCTGCAGTACCGCAAGATCGGCACCTACCACTCCCTGACCTTCGTCAGCCCCGAGATCGCCGACCGCGCCGAGCCCGGCCAATTCGTGACGATCGGGGTGGAGGGCCACCACACGGTCCTGCGCCGACCCTTCAGCATCTACCAGGTCAGCCGCCACGGCCCGTGGGCCGGGACCGTCGAGATCATCTTCGACGCCACGGGGGAGGGGACCCGCTGGCTCACGACCCGGGCCAAGCACGACCTGGTCGACCTCGTCGGCCCGCTCGGCACGCCCTTCCCGATCCCGAAGCAGAACGTGACGTCGCTGCTGGTCGGGTCCGGCTACGGCACCGCCCCCCTCCTCTACCTGGCGAGCGTCCTGCAGCAGCGAGGGCTCCGCGCCGACATGATCATCGGCGCCCCGACCGCGGACCGGATCTTCAACGCGATCGAGGCGAAGCGCTTGTCGGCCACGACGGTGCTGACGACCGAGGACGGGTCCCTCGGCGAGCAGGGCGTCATCACCGACGTCATGGCCCGCATGCTCGACGGCGGCCGGACCGGGCTGGTGTACGCCAGCGGGCCGATGCCGATGCTGCGCGAGGTCAGCCAGCTCGCGATGTCGCACGGGGTCCCCGTCCGGGTCGCCACCGAGGAGCTGATGGCCTGCGGAACCGGCGTCTGCCAGACCTGCGTCCTGCCGGTCGAGCGCAAGGGTCAGCTCTACAACCTCCGCGGCTGCGTCGAGGGGCCGGTGTTCAACGGCGCGAAGGTGCAGTGGGACGCGATCGGGGCGCTGCCGGTCATGGACGTCCCCGAACCGGTGGTCGACGACGAGGCAGAGCTGTGA
- a CDS encoding CHASE domain-containing protein, with translation MASRGRRSIVLGVVVLIGLLSTGAVTSALYDQARDEIAIRFAAAAEDQADRVVEELRRGVAVGEAARAFALASEDVTAEEWEVFIEQLRLGERFPAANGVGLQVAIPAGSEAALEAEARAAGQDGFTVSPAEPVGDVRYVVVYFEPEAVNREAIGFDVRSNPDAFEAAERALQARAPRLSGPTRLVQETGDQAGVVVYLPYIRPGAGTERLVDAGFVTVVFRGDELLSGILSPSGALALEVVDPQGRGPAGDGTVGHASPEGTEDAPVRHQAVLSRQVLGRTWQITVSAVDGYAVEAAAPVITAVLGLLLTGVVALLVSNAQRQEQRAQALADAATADLRASEAELAAANTALEVSNANLKRSNDELSRFAHVASHDLKEPLRMVSGFAGLLETQLHDRLGGDGLTEMERTSLTYIRRGASRMQELITDLLELASLDRSASLRETVDVRAVVDRVLEDLADQMADEGATVEVGPLDPVVVDRRQIGGLVQNLLTNAIKFRRPDVPPVVQVSAVRDGRIWRLDVADNGIGIAEADREVVFEAFRRIHSREEYEGTGIGLAICASVVTAHGGTIHIEDGIDGGTRFTVEIPQPEAPEVEGAGGA, from the coding sequence ATGGCGAGCCGCGGTCGGCGGTCGATCGTGCTGGGGGTGGTCGTCCTCATCGGCCTGCTCTCGACGGGCGCGGTGACCTCGGCGCTGTACGACCAGGCTCGCGACGAGATCGCCATCCGCTTCGCCGCGGCCGCCGAGGACCAGGCCGACCGGGTGGTGGAGGAGCTCCGCCGCGGGGTCGCCGTGGGCGAGGCGGCACGCGCCTTCGCGCTCGCGTCCGAGGACGTCACCGCGGAGGAGTGGGAGGTGTTCATCGAGCAGCTCCGGCTGGGGGAGCGGTTCCCCGCCGCCAACGGGGTCGGGCTGCAGGTCGCCATACCCGCGGGGAGCGAGGCGGCGCTCGAGGCGGAGGCGCGGGCCGCCGGTCAGGACGGGTTCACCGTCAGCCCGGCCGAGCCCGTCGGGGACGTGCGCTACGTGGTCGTGTACTTCGAGCCCGAGGCGGTGAACCGCGAGGCCATCGGCTTCGACGTGCGGAGCAACCCCGACGCGTTCGAGGCCGCCGAGCGCGCCCTCCAGGCCCGGGCCCCGCGGCTGTCCGGCCCGACCCGGTTGGTGCAGGAGACCGGCGACCAGGCCGGCGTGGTCGTCTACCTGCCCTACATCCGGCCCGGCGCGGGGACCGAGCGGCTGGTCGACGCGGGGTTCGTCACCGTGGTGTTCCGCGGCGACGAGCTCCTGTCCGGGATCCTCTCGCCATCGGGCGCGCTGGCCCTCGAGGTCGTGGACCCCCAGGGGCGGGGGCCGGCGGGTGACGGCACGGTCGGCCACGCGTCGCCCGAGGGGACCGAGGACGCCCCGGTGCGCCACCAGGCGGTCCTGAGCCGCCAGGTGCTCGGCCGGACCTGGCAGATCACGGTGTCGGCGGTCGACGGGTACGCCGTCGAGGCCGCCGCGCCCGTCATCACCGCCGTCCTCGGCCTGCTCCTGACCGGCGTGGTCGCGCTGCTCGTCTCGAACGCCCAGCGCCAGGAGCAGCGGGCCCAGGCGCTGGCCGACGCGGCCACCGCCGACCTGCGGGCGTCCGAGGCCGAGCTCGCCGCCGCCAACACCGCGCTCGAGGTCAGCAACGCGAACCTGAAGCGGTCCAACGACGAGCTGAGCCGCTTCGCCCACGTCGCCTCCCACGACCTGAAGGAGCCGCTCCGCATGGTCAGCGGCTTCGCCGGCCTGCTCGAGACCCAGCTCCACGACCGCCTCGGCGGCGACGGGCTCACCGAGATGGAGCGCACCTCCCTCACCTACATCCGGCGCGGGGCCAGCCGGATGCAGGAGCTCATCACCGACCTGCTCGAGCTGGCCAGCCTCGACCGCAGCGCCAGCCTGCGCGAGACCGTCGACGTCCGCGCCGTCGTCGACCGGGTCCTCGAGGACCTCGCCGACCAGATGGCCGACGAAGGCGCGACGGTGGAGGTGGGACCGCTCGACCCGGTGGTCGTCGACCGCCGCCAGATCGGCGGGCTGGTGCAGAACCTGCTGACGAACGCGATCAAGTTCCGCCGCCCCGACGTCCCGCCGGTCGTGCAGGTGTCGGCGGTCCGGGACGGGCGGATCTGGCGCCTGGACGTCGCCGACAACGGGATCGGCATCGCCGAGGCGGACCGCGAGGTCGTCTTCGAGGCGTTCCGCCGCATCCACTCCCGCGAGGAGTACGAGGGCACCGGCATCGGGTTGGCGATCTGCGCGTCGGTCGTCACCGCCCACGGCGGCACCATCCACATCGAGGACGGCATCGACGGGGGCACCCGCTTCACCGTCGAGATCCCCCAACCCGAGGCCCCCGAGGTCGAGGGGGCCGGCGGCGCTTGA
- the pyrF gene encoding orotidine-5'-phosphate decarboxylase, which produces MPQNPLIVALDTDDRARLAGWAEDLGPVVGLLKVGLQAHTALGPAVVADVAAHAPVFLDLKLHDIPNTVAGAAAAAADAGIAMLTVHASGGPAMVAAAAEAAPDVAILAVTVLTSLDDGGLAAVGQPPADEQVPRLARMAVEAGATGIVCAAAEVTAVRAAVGADPLVVVPGIRPARPGAQPDDQARTATPRAALDAGASHLVVGRPVTTAADPVVAARAILREVGGTADVE; this is translated from the coding sequence ATGCCGCAGAACCCCCTGATCGTCGCCCTCGACACCGACGACCGCGCCCGGTTGGCCGGGTGGGCCGAGGACCTCGGCCCCGTCGTCGGCCTGCTCAAGGTGGGCCTGCAGGCCCACACCGCCCTCGGCCCGGCGGTCGTCGCCGACGTCGCCGCGCACGCCCCGGTCTTCCTCGACCTGAAGCTGCACGACATCCCGAACACCGTGGCAGGCGCGGCGGCCGCGGCCGCGGACGCCGGCATCGCGATGCTCACCGTCCACGCCTCCGGGGGGCCGGCGATGGTCGCCGCCGCCGCCGAGGCCGCCCCCGACGTCGCGATCCTGGCCGTCACGGTCCTGACCAGCCTCGACGACGGGGGCCTCGCGGCCGTCGGTCAACCGCCTGCGGACGAGCAGGTCCCCCGACTCGCACGCATGGCGGTCGAGGCCGGCGCGACCGGCATCGTCTGCGCCGCCGCGGAGGTCACCGCGGTCCGCGCGGCCGTCGGCGCCGACCCCCTGGTGGTCGTGCCGGGCATCCGCCCCGCCCGGCCCGGCGCCCAACCCGACGACCAGGCCCGCACCGCCACCCCCCGCGCCGCCCTGGACGCCGGCGCCAGCCACCTCGTCGTCGGGCGTCCCGTCACGACCGCGGCCGACCCGGTCGTCGCGGCCCGCGCGATCCTCCGGGAGGTGGGCGGGACGGCGGATGTGGAATAG
- a CDS encoding orotate phosphoribosyltransferase, translated as MDRDALAAAIYDRAHLTGTFVLRSGAVTDHYFDKYLFESDPALLRTMAEHMAPLVPEGTEALAGLELGGVPLAVMLGQVTGLPVRFVRKEAKSYGTRKLAEGGDVEGVAITVVEDVVTSGGQVIVSCGELRERGAHIQGVVCVIDRDAGGRDNLAEHDLTLHPLFTRQEIDRE; from the coding sequence ATGGACCGTGACGCGCTCGCCGCCGCCATCTACGACCGCGCCCACCTGACCGGCACCTTCGTGCTGCGCTCGGGTGCGGTGACGGACCACTACTTCGACAAGTACCTCTTCGAGTCCGACCCGGCCCTCCTGCGCACCATGGCCGAGCACATGGCGCCCCTGGTCCCCGAGGGCACCGAGGCGCTCGCGGGGCTCGAACTCGGCGGGGTGCCGCTCGCGGTCATGCTCGGCCAGGTCACCGGCCTCCCGGTCCGGTTCGTCCGCAAGGAGGCGAAGAGCTACGGCACCCGCAAGCTCGCCGAGGGGGGCGACGTCGAGGGCGTGGCGATCACGGTCGTCGAGGACGTCGTGACCTCCGGCGGTCAGGTCATCGTGAGCTGCGGCGAGCTGCGCGAGCGGGGCGCCCACATCCAGGGCGTCGTCTGCGTCATCGACCGCGACGCGGGGGGCCGGGACAACCTGGCCGAGCACGACCTCACCCTGCACCCCCTCTTCACCCGCCAGGAGATCGATCGGGAGTGA
- a CDS encoding dihydroorotate dehydrogenase yields MSQSPTRDATPQRARRPVRPADVDLRVQLGDLILANPIVTASGTFASGQEINRFFDVKRLGAVAVKSITLEPRAGLPTPRMAETASGMLHAIGLQNPGLERWLAVDYPWLVQHEVPIIASIAGRTVHEYRLVAEKLRGLEGIVALEANISAPHEEDRDTTLSSHPGSAHEIVATIMRVATVPVFAKLSPDVTDIVAVAAAAAEAGATGVSLINSPVGLAIDVASRRPTLAAGTGGLSGPAIKPIAVRAVHQVHRHLPDLPIIGMGGARSVEDVIEFMLAGASAVGIGTATFANPVATLELVETLPTWLAERGIRHVRALTGGVRA; encoded by the coding sequence GTGAGCCAGAGCCCCACCAGGGACGCGACGCCGCAGCGGGCCCGCCGCCCGGTGCGCCCCGCGGACGTCGACCTCCGCGTGCAGCTCGGCGACCTGATCCTCGCCAACCCGATCGTGACGGCCAGCGGGACGTTCGCGTCGGGCCAGGAGATCAACCGGTTCTTCGACGTCAAGCGGCTCGGCGCGGTCGCGGTCAAGTCGATCACCCTCGAACCCCGCGCCGGCCTGCCCACACCGCGGATGGCGGAGACGGCCAGCGGCATGCTCCACGCAATCGGGTTGCAGAACCCCGGGCTCGAGCGCTGGCTGGCGGTCGACTACCCCTGGCTGGTGCAGCACGAGGTGCCGATCATCGCCTCGATCGCCGGTCGGACGGTCCACGAGTACCGGCTGGTCGCCGAGAAGCTGCGCGGGCTCGAGGGGATCGTCGCGCTCGAGGCGAACATCTCCGCTCCCCACGAGGAGGATCGCGACACCACCCTGTCGAGCCACCCCGGCAGCGCCCACGAGATCGTCGCGACGATCATGCGCGTGGCGACCGTCCCGGTCTTCGCGAAGCTGTCGCCGGACGTCACCGACATCGTGGCGGTGGCCGCCGCCGCGGCCGAGGCGGGGGCGACGGGCGTCAGCCTGATCAACTCCCCGGTCGGCTTGGCGATCGACGTCGCGAGCCGCCGGCCGACGCTCGCCGCCGGCACCGGCGGGCTGAGCGGGCCGGCCATCAAGCCGATCGCGGTCCGCGCGGTCCACCAGGTGCACCGCCACCTCCCCGATCTGCCGATCATCGGCATGGGCGGGGCCCGCAGCGTCGAGGACGTCATCGAGTTCATGCTCGCCGGGGCCAGCGCGGTCGGGATCGGGACGGCCACGTTCGCGAACCCCGTCGCCACCCTCGAGCTCGTCGAGACCCTCCCGACCTGGTTGGCCGAGCGGGGCATCCGCCACGTCCGCGCCCTCACCGGCGGGGTCCGGGCATAG